A window of Mycolicibacterium fluoranthenivorans contains these coding sequences:
- a CDS encoding VOC family protein: MIDHLGINCADFAKSREFYDTVLGVLGVTRQMDVEVAIGYGRNGKPDFWIADINAGDATGPNREVHVAFQAADAEAVQKFYDAAVGLGAESLHAPRLWPEYHPGYFGAFVRDPDGNNVEAVFHGA; this comes from the coding sequence ATGATCGATCACCTGGGAATCAACTGTGCCGACTTCGCCAAGTCGCGGGAGTTCTACGACACCGTGCTGGGTGTCCTCGGCGTCACCCGGCAGATGGATGTCGAGGTGGCCATCGGCTACGGCCGCAACGGCAAACCCGATTTCTGGATCGCCGATATCAACGCCGGTGACGCCACTGGGCCCAACCGTGAGGTGCACGTGGCCTTCCAGGCCGCCGACGCCGAGGCCGTGCAGAAGTTCTACGACGCGGCCGTCGGCCTGGGCGCCGAATCGCTGCACGCGCCGCGGCTGTGGCCGGAGTACCACCCGGGTTACTTCGGTGCGTTCGTGCGCGACCCCGATGGCAACAACGTGGAAGCCGTGTTCCACGGGGCCTGA
- a CDS encoding SDR family NAD(P)-dependent oxidoreductase, translating to MSTPTVEARLTTPFGFDSTAADVIAGVDLSGKTAIVTGASSGIGVETARALAGAGAAVTLAVRDADATEPLAEEIRHSTGNDAVSVSTLDLSRPDSVVAFATAWTGPLHILVNNAGVMAVQHLTRTEGGHELQFATNHLGHFALAIGLYDALRQAGGARIVSVSSAGHLRSPVVFDDIDYAFREYDPFGAYGQSKTANVLFAVEASRRWAGDGITANALMPGGIATALQRHLPLGYNDEAREQFRQAGSRFKSVEQGAATSVLLAASPLLDGVGGRYFENCNEAVVVESRDGGIGGVAPYALDPENAERLWDVSLAML from the coding sequence ATGAGCACACCGACCGTTGAAGCGCGCCTCACCACACCCTTCGGCTTCGACTCCACCGCGGCCGACGTGATCGCCGGGGTCGATCTGTCCGGTAAGACCGCGATCGTCACCGGCGCCTCGTCCGGCATCGGTGTGGAGACGGCGCGCGCCCTGGCCGGGGCCGGGGCCGCCGTCACCCTGGCGGTGCGAGACGCGGACGCCACCGAGCCCCTCGCCGAGGAGATCCGGCACAGCACGGGCAACGACGCCGTCTCGGTCTCGACGCTCGATCTGAGCCGGCCGGACAGTGTCGTGGCCTTCGCGACCGCCTGGACCGGGCCGTTGCACATCCTGGTCAACAACGCCGGGGTGATGGCCGTCCAGCACCTGACCCGCACCGAAGGTGGCCACGAGCTTCAGTTCGCCACCAACCACCTCGGGCATTTCGCGCTCGCGATCGGCCTGTACGACGCGCTGCGGCAGGCGGGCGGGGCGCGCATCGTCTCGGTGAGTTCGGCGGGGCATCTGCGTTCGCCGGTGGTGTTCGACGATATCGACTACGCGTTTCGCGAGTACGACCCGTTCGGCGCGTACGGGCAGAGCAAGACCGCGAACGTGCTGTTCGCCGTCGAAGCCAGCCGGCGCTGGGCCGGGGACGGGATCACCGCCAACGCGCTGATGCCCGGCGGGATCGCCACCGCACTGCAGCGGCACCTCCCGCTCGGCTACAACGACGAGGCCCGGGAGCAGTTCCGCCAGGCGGGCTCCCGGTTCAAGAGCGTCGAACAGGGCGCGGCCACCTCGGTGCTGCTGGCCGCCTCGCCGCTGCTCGACGGGGTCGGTGGCCGGTACTTCGAAAACTGCAATGAGGCCGTCGTCGTCGAGTCTCGCGACGGGGGGATCGGCGGAGTGGCGCCCTATGCGCTGGATCCGGAGAATGCCGAGCGGCTGTGGGACGTGTCGTTGGCGATGTTGTGA
- a CDS encoding mycothiol transferase has translation MAESDITAARELLRDSFTRLIEHVDELTGDLTEELSSWRPTPEANSIAWLIWHSARCQDLQLCDIAGAEQVWARDGWRERFALDLPANDIGYGHTPDEVGKVQAPTALLAGYYHAVHKVTLEYIASVTDEELARIVDERWTPPVTASARLVSIIDDCAQHLGQAAYVRGIAPPS, from the coding sequence GTGGCCGAATCCGATATCACCGCCGCCCGTGAACTGCTGAGAGACTCCTTCACCCGACTCATCGAGCATGTCGATGAGCTGACGGGCGACCTCACCGAGGAGCTGTCCTCGTGGCGCCCGACGCCCGAAGCCAACAGCATCGCCTGGCTCATCTGGCACAGTGCGCGCTGCCAGGATCTGCAGCTGTGCGATATCGCCGGTGCCGAGCAGGTGTGGGCACGCGACGGATGGCGTGAGCGGTTCGCGCTCGACCTGCCGGCCAACGACATCGGCTACGGGCATACGCCCGACGAGGTCGGCAAGGTGCAGGCGCCCACCGCACTGCTGGCGGGCTACTACCACGCGGTGCACAAGGTCACCCTCGAGTACATCGCCTCGGTCACCGATGAGGAGCTGGCCCGCATCGTCGACGAGCGCTGGACCCCGCCGGTCACCGCGAGCGCGCGGTTGGTCAGCATCATCGACGACTGCGCCCAGCACCTCGGGCAGGCGGCGTATGTGCGAGGTATCGCGCCGCCAAGTTGA
- a CDS encoding aldehyde dehydrogenase family protein produces the protein MTATADRSDIATIVSPATGAVAGEVRWTAPADVPRIAAGLREAQREWEARGAKGRAKVLARYAVWLGDHRDEIEKLLIAETGKSATDAAQEVPLLIMILSYYIKAVEKAMAPETRPAPLPFLSIKKIEVHYRPRAVVGIIAPWNYPVANALMDAIGALAAGCSVLLKPSERTPLTAEVLLRGWLDCGAPEVLALAQGAREVSEAVIDNSDYLQFTGSSATGVKVMERAARRLTPVSLELGGKDPMLVLEDADIELAANAAVWGAMFNAGQTCVSVERVYVLEPAYDQFVAAVVKAVENLKVGAGEGYDFGALIDESQVAVTARHVDDALAKGAKALTGGKRTEGAGSFYPPTVLVDVDHSMACMTEETFGPTLPIMKVSSVGEAVRLANDSPYGLSAVVFSKDVDRAKDVALQLDCGAVNINDVISNLMCTTAPMGGWKTSGIGARFGGVDGVRKFCRQETVVAPRLSVGAGGNYYNNSLKALARMNKMMTKLALARPKREAK, from the coding sequence ATGACTGCCACTGCAGACCGTTCTGATATCGCGACCATCGTCAGTCCCGCCACGGGTGCCGTGGCCGGCGAGGTGCGCTGGACCGCTCCCGCTGACGTCCCGCGGATCGCTGCCGGGCTCCGCGAGGCGCAGCGCGAATGGGAGGCCCGGGGCGCGAAAGGCCGCGCCAAGGTGCTGGCCCGCTATGCCGTCTGGCTGGGCGACCACCGTGACGAGATCGAGAAGCTGCTGATCGCCGAGACCGGCAAGTCGGCAACGGACGCCGCTCAGGAGGTGCCGCTGCTGATCATGATCCTGTCGTACTACATCAAGGCGGTGGAGAAGGCGATGGCGCCGGAGACCCGGCCCGCCCCGCTGCCCTTCCTGTCGATCAAGAAGATCGAGGTGCACTATCGGCCCCGGGCGGTCGTCGGCATCATCGCCCCGTGGAACTACCCGGTGGCCAACGCCTTGATGGACGCCATCGGCGCGCTCGCCGCCGGCTGCTCGGTACTGCTCAAACCGTCCGAGCGCACCCCGCTGACCGCCGAGGTGCTGCTGCGCGGCTGGTTGGATTGCGGGGCTCCGGAAGTATTGGCCCTGGCCCAGGGTGCGCGGGAGGTGTCCGAGGCCGTCATCGACAATTCCGACTACCTCCAGTTCACCGGCTCCAGCGCCACCGGCGTCAAGGTCATGGAGCGGGCCGCGCGCCGGCTCACGCCGGTCAGCCTGGAACTCGGCGGGAAAGACCCGATGCTGGTCCTGGAGGATGCCGATATCGAGTTGGCGGCCAACGCCGCGGTCTGGGGCGCGATGTTCAACGCGGGTCAGACCTGCGTGTCGGTCGAGCGGGTGTACGTCCTGGAGCCGGCCTACGACCAGTTCGTCGCGGCCGTGGTGAAGGCGGTCGAGAACCTGAAGGTGGGTGCGGGTGAGGGCTATGACTTCGGCGCGCTGATCGACGAGTCGCAGGTCGCGGTGACCGCGCGCCACGTCGATGACGCCCTGGCCAAGGGCGCGAAGGCGCTGACCGGTGGTAAGCGCACCGAAGGTGCGGGCAGCTTCTACCCGCCGACCGTGCTGGTCGACGTCGACCACTCGATGGCGTGTATGACCGAGGAGACCTTCGGTCCGACGCTGCCCATCATGAAGGTGTCCTCGGTGGGTGAGGCGGTCCGACTGGCCAACGACAGCCCCTACGGGCTGAGCGCGGTGGTGTTCTCCAAGGATGTGGACCGGGCCAAGGATGTTGCGCTGCAACTGGATTGCGGTGCCGTCAACATCAACGACGTCATCTCCAACCTGATGTGCACGACGGCCCCGATGGGCGGCTGGAAGACCTCGGGGATCGGTGCGCGGTTCGGCGGTGTCGACGGGGTGCGCAAGTTCTGCCGGCAGGAGACGGTGGTGGCGCCGCGGCTGAGCGTGGGTGCCGGCGGCAACTACTACAACAATTCGCTCAAGGCGCTGGCCCGGATGAACAAGATGATGACCAAGCTGGCGCTGGCGCGTCCGAAGCGCGAGGCCAAGTAG
- the ppk2 gene encoding polyphosphate kinase 2, producing MTVDLSCYAVRDDDDDDPELLLMPGGDVVDTWREGYPYDERMKRSEYEEQKRLLQIELLKLQKWSQANGLRHVIVFEGRDAAGKGGTIKRFMEHLNPRGARVVALEKPTEKERTQWYFQRYVNHLPAAGEIVLFDRSWYNRAGVERVMGYCTPKQHAEFIRQAPLFEQMLANDGISLTKLWFSVTQNEQRTRFTIRQVDPVRQWKLSPTDLASLDKWDGYTAAKEDMFAWTDTEIAPWTVVKSNDKKRARINAMRYVLGKFNYDNKDHEVVGQADPLIVGRALSD from the coding sequence GTGACTGTGGACCTGTCCTGCTACGCCGTCCGTGACGATGACGACGACGATCCCGAATTGTTGCTGATGCCCGGTGGCGATGTCGTCGACACCTGGCGTGAGGGCTACCCGTACGACGAGCGGATGAAGCGCAGCGAGTACGAGGAGCAGAAGCGGCTGCTGCAGATCGAACTGCTCAAGCTGCAGAAGTGGAGCCAGGCCAACGGCCTTCGGCACGTCATCGTGTTCGAGGGTCGCGACGCCGCAGGCAAGGGTGGCACCATCAAGCGGTTCATGGAGCACCTCAACCCCCGCGGCGCCCGGGTGGTGGCACTGGAGAAGCCGACCGAGAAGGAACGCACCCAGTGGTATTTCCAGCGCTACGTCAATCATCTGCCTGCAGCCGGTGAGATCGTGCTGTTCGACCGGTCCTGGTACAACCGGGCCGGGGTAGAACGGGTGATGGGCTACTGCACGCCCAAGCAGCACGCCGAGTTCATCCGGCAGGCCCCGCTGTTCGAGCAGATGCTGGCCAACGACGGCATCAGCCTGACCAAGCTGTGGTTCTCGGTGACCCAGAACGAACAGCGCACCAGGTTCACCATCCGTCAGGTCGATCCGGTCCGCCAGTGGAAACTCTCGCCCACCGACTTGGCATCGCTGGACAAATGGGACGGCTACACGGCGGCCAAAGAAGACATGTTCGCCTGGACCGACACCGAGATCGCGCCGTGGACCGTCGTGAAAAGCAACGACAAGAAACGCGCCAGGATCAACGCGATGCGCTACGTCCTGGGTAAGTTCAACTACGACAACAAGGACCATGAGGTGGTCGGCCAGGCCGACCCGTTGATCGTGGGGCGCGCACTCAGCGACTAG